The Methanocella arvoryzae MRE50 DNA window CATCATGGTCGTCGCCTCGCTGATCATAATGGCGCCGATGTTCTTCGTGATGGCAGCCCTTGACTCGCCCACAGATTCGGCAATCCCGCTGGCAGGCAATTCAATGCCGGTATATACCCTGGCCTTCGCGCTCATGTTCGTCACCATGATCTCAGTCATAATCATCGCTTTCGGCTACTACATCGTCCTGGAAGGACGCTATGGCTACACCGCCGGCAAATACCTCCTGGGCCTGAAAGTCCTCAAGACCGACGGCACGAAGGCAGGATATAAGGAAGCCCTGCTCAGGAACCTGTCCAAGTACATCAACAACCTGATCGTCATCGACGCGCTGATCATGCTGATCTTCTTCAACAAAGAGAAACAGCGGGGCTTCGACAGGATAGCGAACACGATGGTAGTGCACGCGAGGGGCTGAAGAGGGGGAGGGGAAAATCCCCTCGATAAAAATCAGAGGATCTGGTCGCCCGCAGCAGGGCCCGGGGCGCACTGGTAAACTCCGGTGATCTTCATGATCAACAGGTTCTTTGCATGCGCGCCGGGCATCTTAGACCTGACTATTTCGTTCAGCTTCTCGAACTCGGGACCGCTTGATTTCACTGTGATGTCCCCTTTTAGCTGATAGCAGCCCTTTGTTTCGGGCCCGTGCAGGTAGATCGATGCCCGCGGGTTTTCCTGGACATTTTTAAGAGTCGTCTTCATGAAGATGTCGCCGATCCAGACAGTCTGATCGTCGACCAGCATCACGAACCCGTGAGGAGTTACGTTGGGCTCTCCAGCCTTTGAGGCGGTGGCGATCGGAAACAGCTTTACGGTGTCAAACGCCTGCTTGATCTCGTTTGTTAAATTGACCATAGATGGTTCACCAGTAGTAGATATATACTATACCACTATATACTTAAGCGTTATAAAAATGTACAAAGTGCACTCTGTTGACCCTTTTCGGCAGTAAAAGAAAAAAAGGATCTCAAGGCACCGGCTTAAGAGTTCAGGGCCGCGTGGACTTCATTGATTTTGTTCATCACCGTAAACCCTTTTTCAGTGATGAGATATTCCCCGCCTTCGTGCTTCTGAAGGATCATCCCGGTATCGAGCAGCTTCTGGATGTGGAACAGCAGGTTGCCCCCGCGAAGCCCGGTGAGCTCCGACAGAGCCGAGAAAGTCTTCGTTTCTACGTACAGCGCTTTCAGGATCTGCAGACGGGCCTTATTGGAAAGGGGATCCAGGACGCTTTCGACGAACTCTTCTTCCGGCAGGGCCGTGATACTCGTGCGCAGTTCCTCTCCGGAATTATAGATCCGGAGTGACTGCATCAGGCTGACCTCCTTCGCGAAGAGCTTCGAGACCTCGGTGAAGCAAACGCTGCATTTCTTGTACGGCGCCTTTTCCCGGATCTTTTCCAGCTCGGCCCTGCGTTCGCCGATCTGGTCTTCGCCGACCCTGTCGAGCAGGATGAGCCCGGCGTTCCGGGAGAGCACTTCGCCGAACGTATTGCGGCAGGTCTCCCGCATATCGCAGCGCTTCACCATGCCTGTATCCAGCCCTTCGTCGATATCTTCGAGCAAGTGGGCCTGCAGAGCCCGGGTGACGTCCTTCCGAGAGCTGGCAAGCAGTAGCTCGAAGTACTGCTGGTTGGTCTGTTCAGTATACTTCCTGAGGTCGTTCTTAACCTCCGCGAGCTGCTTTTTAATCTCGGCGAACTCCCGGCTGGCCTGCTTACAATTATCCATCACGGATATCTAGCCCGGCCGGGCAGATAAATTTTTTTATCACAATAACTTTTAAGGTCACAAAGATGTACTTTGTACAATTTCATGACGCTCATGTATATATTTATCACCGGCATACAGATAATACGGGTATGCTAGCTGCCCAGAAAACGACACATGAACGAAGGAGGTTTACAGACGCATGACCGCGAGAAATGAGTTCTACAAGCAGATCACCGGCGCCCTCGCCGGAGCAAAGTTCCCGATCAACACGCCCCAGGAGCTGCTGGCCGCTTTCCCCAACGGCGCAGACACGACGTGCCAGGCCGACGGAGTCAAGATGACGGCCGGCGAAGCAGGAAAGCTCCTCAAGCCGGGAGATTTCCCGTTCAAGAGCGCAGGGCAGGTGGCAAACACAATACTGGAGCGCGCAGGATTGTAAAACTAGTTTCCAAATTTTTTTAATTAGTATTCTCCCGGCCTCTCAAACGTATTTTACCAGCGACAGCCGGACCACCACATAATGGATTGCAGGAAACATACAGGCACCCTGATCGGGCAGATGCATGTTTCCTGATCCCTGTCCGGCCCGCCGCTCATTTTCCGGGGCCCGGGACCGGGAAGGTGATCTTAAAGCAGGTTCCGCGGGTCCCGACCTGCATAATGACCCCGTCAAGCTGCCCGACGAGGGTGTTGACCAGCAGTAGACCCAGGGAGGGCGACGTGCGGAAATCGAAGCCCTCTGGCAGCCCCTTGCCATCGTCAGCCACGGTCAGCTCGTATTCCCCGGCGACTCGTTTCATGCGGACGGAAATTGTTCCGGGCCGTCCCCCGGGGAACGCATACTTGAAGGAGTTAGATACGAGCTCGTTGATGATCAGGCCGCAGGGTATCGCAACGTCGATGTCGAGCGAAATATCGCTGATGTCCAGATCTATCCGGACGTTTCCGCCTGCCACATAGGACCGGGACAGGTAGCCGGTCAGGCTGCCGACGTACTCCTCAAAATCGATGTGCGACAGGTCCTTCGACTGGTACAGCTTCTCGTGAATCAGCGCCATCGTCCGGATACGATCCTGGCTTTCGCGGAACTTTTTATCGAGGGATTCTCCGGTAATGCTCCCGGCCTGGAGGCTGAGGAGGCTGGAGATGATCTGGAGGTTGTTCTTCACCCGGTGATGGATTTCCTTGAGCAGCACCTCCTTCTCCTGCAGCATCGCGAGAGCCTGGCCTTCGGCTTTCTCACGATCTGCAATTTCTCTCTTCAGGGCCTCGTTCGAGCGAATAAGCCGATCGCACGCCGTCTGCAGCTTTTCTTCAGCACGCTTCCGATCAGTGATATCCCGAAGCACGTATAGCCATCCGGAAGGCTTTCCACGGCTGTCGTGCAGGCAGGATGACCGGATGTCCAGCCACCGGACATGGCCGCCGCTATCCGCCCGGGCCTCTACAGGCGTCTCCCGGCGATCCTGTAAACAGCTCTTCAGCCCCGGCGCCTGAACCAGCACGTCATCCAGAGATATGCCTACGGCCTCCCCCTCAACACCGATCATCCGACCCGCAGAATCGTTCAGCTCGACTACGATGCCCCGGCCGTCGATGACGATGATGCCATCGCCTGCATCGGCGATCAGCTGTGCGCTGGCGATAGTCATGATGTCGAAGAGGTGATTGCTAAAGATACACCAGCTGACGTAGACGAACGCGATCGCCAGCAAAAACGGGAACGGGTCGATGCCGCCCGGCAGGCGAACGCCGAAAATGTAGAGCAGGTTCCCGGCGATAACCAGTGCAGCTGCAATCAACACGGACGAGATCTGCGCGCGACGCTCGACAGACGATTTCATCGCAGTAGCTATTAGCGCCATAACGCCCACAAAAGCGAAGAAATAGGCGTAAGCGGTAAAGAGGTAAAAGAGAAGGCCATGGCTATAAATGGCCATTTCCCCCGGCACAGGCCCGAGCGTTACACTGGGCCATAAAAGGCCGTGCCATTCGTTGGTGAAGGCCAGCACCAGCACGACAGCAGGAAAGATCCACAAGGCCAGCGCCTGCTTCCCCCGGATCCAGGTTTTACGCCCGCAAAAGTCCATGGCAAAGGAGAAGAAGAGCAGGCCGAGGGATACCACCGCGATGTAGGACAGTTTCCCGAAGAGAATCTTGGTCGGCAGGTCTACCGCCGCCATCTCCAGGACTGCCATCACCGCCCACTCGCTGATCATCAGCATCAGTAGCGCAAAATACCGGCCTCCCGGCGATGTGCGACGCACCCAGACGTACACAGCCATGAGGAGCGTAACGATCCAGGTGATCACCATCGCTATCATGTAAGGCGTATCGTTGAAAGCGAAGAGGATGCTCATGACGTCACCGGTGTCAGGCTTTAATTGTTGACTGTACAGCTCGAGAGGAATGGAGACTCTGGCCAGCAGTCCAGTTGTCACCATGAAAATTGTAAGATGGTTTTACTGGTCGTTTAATGAGTGGGAATGAGATGTTAATGCCTCTTTATAAGTATATGCTTTCAAAAAGGTAATTAGATAAAGATAACCAGAAAGTTAAAAAGGGGCTGCATCCCGGCCTAATTCTGCTTTTAAGCGACGCACACTTGAAGGCCTGCATAAAAGTCTCTATTCAAGGGTAGAGCGCTACCAGAGTATATGAGAGGCTTCCATTGCCCGTCAATCCGGAGATAACCCTTTCATACCAGAGTTTCTTGTTTAGCTGGATGATCAATGAAAGTACATCGTTAGACATACCAGGTCATCGCACTGAGGCTAAATTTTTAGATGCCACAAGGGCTGAAAACCCTACCAGGTCAATCCAGCACATCCATGGCATGCCATGCGCACGTGGTGCCGATGATGCCAGATACATAGCCATATTTTCTGGTACTATCCGTCGCTTTTCCATATACACTTCCTTTATGGCACTTATGCTAGGCGAAATAATATACCATCAAAAGGTATATATCTTTGCAGATTAACCGCTTATTATACAAGTATTTATTAAAGAAGGCGAATTAATGTTCGGATTTGACGATCCTTTCGGCATGGAAAAAACAGAACAACAAAGAACGGGATACCCGGCGGAGCTTTACTGCTTCGCAAAAGAAACAGTTGCAGTATCAGCAGGGCGGTAAATGTGCAATGTGCAAGAAGCCGCTCGACCCCAGAGACATCGAGTACGACCACAAGAAGGCCTGGGCCGACGGCGGTCGCACCACGATCGTCAACGGCAGGGCGTTATGCGGCAGTTGCCATAACAAGGCCTCCCATGGGCAGCACCTGAATAAGGTCGAGAAGAAGCCGAAGAAGCCGGCGAAGAAATCGACGAGCCCCTTCGACGTCTCGCTCCCGCCGATGGAGTTGCCGAAGATGAAGACGCCAAAAGGCAAGGGCGGGTTTGGATTATTCTAAAATTTCATAGACAAAAGACAAGGAGGTGACAGGCATGGCGAAGGAACGTGTAAACAACCCCAAGACTCATACCGATATGAGGATCAGGCAGCGCACCACCGAGAATGGCCGTAAAGGCCAGTTCATGAAAAAGTGGTCCCCGAAAGACTAAACGTTATAAGGGGCTGCGTAGCTCCCATTCTTTTTTTCCAAGTGCGGGGGGTGCGATTCGAACGCACGAACTCCTTCGAGATAGGATCCTAAGTCCTACGCCTTTGACCTGGCTGGGCTACCCCCGCGTGTTATGCAGAATTTGGCTTCAAACCTGTGATCAGTACGAATATTTTTTGTCCTATGTACCGAGTCAGGAGAGGCATTAGTCTATGGCTGAAAATACTATAAAAAGCCTTCGTGTGAATCAAGAGAGTAAGCAGAGGACAGAAAGAAAGAGGATTAGCTTCGGAACGATACAACAAGCGCAGATAGCTGTCAATAAGCCCTTAGATAAATACGCCACGCTCGAAAGGCTTGAGAACTACCTGATTTACACGAAGAGATATAGCAAGGTCAATATCAAGGCAGTAATGGACTCTGCTACATACCTTCTTAGATACTACGACCTGTCAAAGATAGATGCAGAAAAGGCGCAGGAAATCGAGGAGCACCAGAGAGAAAAGGGAATGAAATCGAGGACTATTGTCCGAAGGCTGCACACCCTTGAGCTTATTAGTGAAGCCATAGGCCAGCCAGTAAAGATCAAGAAGCCGAAAGTCGTAAAGGAAACTAAGGTCGGACTGACATTATTAGAGTGTCGGGCTTTGATGCAGTCGGCTAACTCAATCCGTGATCGTGCCATTATCAGCTTAATGCTTTGTACAGGGGCCAGAGCGAAAGAGATCGTAGCTGCGAACGTTGATGACATTGACCTTAAACAGAGATTCTTCTATATTCGGGCGCACAGCCCTGACGAGATAGTTAAAAACTACCGTGAGCACAAAGCCATTTTGACGAAGGATGCCGCAAGGTATATTCAAGAATGGCTTGATATTCGGCCAGAGGTCGATGAAAAGGCGCTATTCCTCAATACGTGGGCTGAGAGGCTTACGAAAAGCGGCCTGCATAAGATCGTAGTCAGTACAGCCAAGAGAGCAGGCATCGAAAAGCGATGTTATTCACACTTACTAAGGGCTGCTTGCGCCACTAACATGCTGCGGTCTGGTATAAGCCTAAATGACGTGGCTGCACAGCTAAATCATAGGTCGATTCTCAGTACCATGGTCTACCTGACAAGTGACACTGAAACCCTACGTGATAGTATAGATAAGCGATTTATCCTTTAATCTCAACCATTTTTCTTTTGATTCAACCAGATTTTATATAGTAATCTTTTCATTAAGGTATTGTGTATCTTAAACATCCATCTTTTAACAGTCCGGACGACCCGAATATTAAAATTTGGAGATATATGAGTTTTCC harbors:
- a CDS encoding winged helix-turn-helix domain-containing protein is translated as MDNCKQASREFAEIKKQLAEVKNDLRKYTEQTNQQYFELLLASSRKDVTRALQAHLLEDIDEGLDTGMVKRCDMRETCRNTFGEVLSRNAGLILLDRVGEDQIGERRAELEKIREKAPYKKCSVCFTEVSKLFAKEVSLMQSLRIYNSGEELRTSITALPEEEFVESVLDPLSNKARLQILKALYVETKTFSALSELTGLRGGNLLFHIQKLLDTGMILQKHEGGEYLITEKGFTVMNKINEVHAALNS
- a CDS encoding MTH865 family protein yields the protein MTARNEFYKQITGALAGAKFPINTPQELLAAFPNGADTTCQADGVKMTAGEAGKLLKPGDFPFKSAGQVANTILERAGL
- a CDS encoding HNH endonuclease encodes the protein MTILSAWKKQNNKERDTRRSFTASQKKQLQYQQGGKCAMCKKPLDPRDIEYDHKKAWADGGRTTIVNGRALCGSCHNKASHGQHLNKVEKKPKKPAKKSTSPFDVSLPPMELPKMKTPKGKGGFGLF
- a CDS encoding tyrosine-type recombinase/integrase — encoded protein: MAENTIKSLRVNQESKQRTERKRISFGTIQQAQIAVNKPLDKYATLERLENYLIYTKRYSKVNIKAVMDSATYLLRYYDLSKIDAEKAQEIEEHQREKGMKSRTIVRRLHTLELISEAIGQPVKIKKPKVVKETKVGLTLLECRALMQSANSIRDRAIISLMLCTGARAKEIVAANVDDIDLKQRFFYIRAHSPDEIVKNYREHKAILTKDAARYIQEWLDIRPEVDEKALFLNTWAERLTKSGLHKIVVSTAKRAGIEKRCYSHLLRAACATNMLRSGISLNDVAAQLNHRSILSTMVYLTSDTETLRDSIDKRFIL
- a CDS encoding RDD family protein; translation: MEFAEDAKQEIEKNLKEIMRNTNADDRDRIEIEKELRSTYYEAAESAARSRGAARVTAADVVAAKADMGSPLETAECLTKSYAGTLRRAGFWPRLAAFLIDNIIMVVASLIIMAPMFFVMAALDSPTDSAIPLAGNSMPVYTLAFALMFVTMISVIIIAFGYYIVLEGRYGYTAGKYLLGLKVLKTDGTKAGYKEALLRNLSKYINNLIVIDALIMLIFFNKEKQRGFDRIANTMVVHARG
- a CDS encoding pyridoxamine 5'-phosphate oxidase family protein, translated to MVNLTNEIKQAFDTVKLFPIATASKAGEPNVTPHGFVMLVDDQTVWIGDIFMKTTLKNVQENPRASIYLHGPETKGCYQLKGDITVKSSGPEFEKLNEIVRSKMPGAHAKNLLIMKITGVYQCAPGPAAGDQIL
- a CDS encoding sensor histidine kinase translates to MVTTGLLARVSIPLELYSQQLKPDTGDVMSILFAFNDTPYMIAMVITWIVTLLMAVYVWVRRTSPGGRYFALLMLMISEWAVMAVLEMAAVDLPTKILFGKLSYIAVVSLGLLFFSFAMDFCGRKTWIRGKQALALWIFPAVVLVLAFTNEWHGLLWPSVTLGPVPGEMAIYSHGLLFYLFTAYAYFFAFVGVMALIATAMKSSVERRAQISSVLIAAALVIAGNLLYIFGVRLPGGIDPFPFLLAIAFVYVSWCIFSNHLFDIMTIASAQLIADAGDGIIVIDGRGIVVELNDSAGRMIGVEGEAVGISLDDVLVQAPGLKSCLQDRRETPVEARADSGGHVRWLDIRSSCLHDSRGKPSGWLYVLRDITDRKRAEEKLQTACDRLIRSNEALKREIADREKAEGQALAMLQEKEVLLKEIHHRVKNNLQIISSLLSLQAGSITGESLDKKFRESQDRIRTMALIHEKLYQSKDLSHIDFEEYVGSLTGYLSRSYVAGGNVRIDLDISDISLDIDVAIPCGLIINELVSNSFKYAFPGGRPGTISVRMKRVAGEYELTVADDGKGLPEGFDFRTSPSLGLLLVNTLVGQLDGVIMQVGTRGTCFKITFPVPGPGK